In Nicotiana tabacum cultivar K326 chromosome 10, ASM71507v2, whole genome shotgun sequence, the DNA window TTGATGTAACTTGCTATGTCCTGAGTACTTGAATAGAATTGTTATATGTACAGGTCTTCCTCCCTCCCCTCCTTCAGCAGCTTCAGACATTGATACCATAGGTAGCCGACCATATCCTGGTGATAATAACGGAAGGACCATACAGCCTCTTGGAGTTGATGTGAGCGGGCAACGGCACAAAAGTGGGCCAAATCGGAGTGTCATAGCAGTAATTGTATTGTCAGCCTCTGTCGCAGTTATTTTATGCTGTGCCGTGGCATGGGTTTTGCTTTTCAGACATAGAGATCGCGGATGTCAGTCAGACCCAACTCCACCAACTACATTACCGTCCCTTGCAAAGTCATCAGGTTAAATTCTTCTCTTTACATGTATATGATATAGTGCAATCTGGTTTGCCTAGTGTTCTTATCCTCTGTCATAAGTTCTCTTAATTCGTGCCGAAAAAGAAATTCAAACAGTGAAATTCAGAAGTCTAACCTCCCTTATCATCATGCCTTTGTAGCATTCCAGGTAAATACTATATTAGGGGAAATTAAAATCATGTTGTAGTTTTGAATATGCTATGTGTTGCTCAATGCAGTTTCTTTTACTTCTTATCCTGAGCATACAATGGAATGAATGTCCAAATATATGAAATGGCATATAGAACAAGTTAACTGGTTAATTCTTAATGATAATATGGTGAATCATCCAATGTCTTTTGACTGGAATATCTTGAAGTGTCAACTCTTAATGGGATGCCTTAGGGAACCTTTAAGCTTCACAATTTTATCGTGTGAACCAAGCACATCAATTGAGTAGTTAACATGCATTTAAAATGTGGTCAAATTTGTGGTTCTCATGATTCTCGTGTAATAAAGACCTACAGAATTAGTTTCTAATCTTTATGCATACTGTAGGGATTGCAGCCTCCATGATTGGGAGCAGGCCAAACTCTCCTTCATTATCCTTTAGTTCTAGCTTTGCTGCTTATACTGGTTCAGCTAGAACATTCAGTTCAAGTGAAATTGAGAGAGCAACTGACAACTTCAATGAAGCAAGAGTACTAGGTGAAGGGGGATTTGGTCGTGTTTATAGTGGTGTGCTTGATGATGGAACGAAAGTGGCTGTGAAAATCCTCAAGAGAGACGATCAGCAGGGTGGTCGTGAATTTTTGGCTGAAGTAGAGATGCTGAGCCGCCTCCATCATAGGAACTTGGTCAAGTTGATAGGCATATGTATTGAGGAACGCAGTCGCTGTTTAGTTTATGAGCTCATGCCAAATGGCAGCGTAGAATCTCACCTTCACGGTAATATTCAATTTGGGCCCCTCCTAACTTTTTGGGTGAAGCCATGTAGTATTTAGATTTCAGACTGGCTAAATCTGTCTTTCAGGTGTTGACAAGGAAATTTCTCCACTTGATTGGCATGCCCGAATGAAAATAGCACTTGGTGCTGCCCGAGGCCTGGCCTATTTGCATGAAGATTCCAGTCCCCGTGTCATACATAGGGATTTTAAATCTAGTAACATCTTACTGGAACATGATTTCACCCCAAAAGTGTCTGATTTTGGTTTGGCTAGAGCTGCATTAGATGAAGAAAACAGACACATATCCACTCGAGTCATGGGAACTTTTGGGTAAATATTCATCGCtgacttaaattcttattttcattaggcCAGCCGTCTCGCCATTCTTTGTTGCTTGCCTGGAGTATAATTATTTTAAATGCCTTATTTGTTATATTCCCTGAGTATGGGTTAATACACAGTCGATGACATTGAAATTTGACTATAAGTAAACCTCTACCATCTGTGCTAACAATTGATTCTTCAGATGTACATTTCTGACTTTGTTATTATACCAGGTATGTAGCTCCAGAATATGCTATGACGGGGCATCTCCTTGTAAAGAGTGATGTTTACAGCTATGGGGTTGTCCTACTTGAGCTGCTAACCGGAAGAAAGCCGGTGGATATGTCCCAACCACCTGGTCAAGAGAATTTAGTGGCTTGGGCACGCCCACTCCTAACGAGTGAAGAAGGTCTGGAGTTGATTGTGGACTCTACTTTGGGGCCTGATTTCCCTTCTGATGACATTGTAAAAGTAGCTGCTATTGCTTCAATGTGTGTTCAACCAGAGGTATCGCACAGGCCTTTCATGGGTGAGGTCGTCCAGGCTTTGAAGTTGGTGTGTAGCGAAGGTGAACAGACAAAAGAATTCGTGTCTCGAAGTTGTAGCCGAGATGATCTGTCTATTGACATGGACGCTAGGATGAGTACAGCTTCGGGCCAATTGTTGATGAACCCTCGATCCCCCGTGTCTAACTCCGACAGTGAGCTGGATGTTGAGAGGGGACTCTCAATGTCCGATTTACTGAGTCCATTAGcaagatttggaaagaaagattCCAGTCCATTTAGGAGGTACTCAAGCTCAGGTCCTTTCAGAACAGGAAAAACCAGGAGGCTATGGCAAAAAATGAGACGATTATCTGCAGGTAGTGTAAGCGAGCATGGGATGATGTTTGGGTTGCAGTGTGGATCCCACTAATCGTGGTTGAAGTTTCTGTCTTTCGTTTTGATAAAAATTTTGCTGCAAAATGTCAATATCTTTCACCATCCATGCCGGATGGTGAAATTGTACAGCACCTTCTTGAACAAGAGATAGAATGAGGAAGCAAACCAGCATTCTCGAGTTATTCTGAATGCAGTCGCGTAATCCATGAGTATGATAAGCCCTCCGCTAAAAGCTGGGAAGGACCGTGCACGAGGAGATATCTGAATAGGGATTTCGTCTTATTGTAAGGAGATTGTATTTATTGTAACATGCTAATTGTTCATAAAAGGAATCATAGTTCTTTCTCTTATGGTATTGAATTCAAATCTTGGGAGGCAAAAGAGTAAGTTGCTGCTAAGATATGCTAATGTTGAAGGTTACTGTACTATGCAAAACATGTTTTCTTCTTCATCTCAGGTATTATGGAGCATTTTTCTGTATGTAAATGAACTATAATAGAAGTTATAGCTTCATGACTTCGTCGTTGGTTAAGGTCAAATTTGCTAAATTGCTATTATGTAGGGAACAGACATTGGTATTATTGTCCATCatccaattttaaaaaaatttagtaTAACAACAACTAGGCCTCAGTTCCAAGCGAGTTAGGGTTGGCGACATGAATAAGAAACAAAATTTATTGTTGTCAACCAAGTTATACAAGGTCCCGAGCAAGCAAACATCATGGGACGTGAagcttatagcctgtttggccaagctgcaaaaatcagtttATTCTGCAAAAATCGGCTTATTTTGAggagtgtttttctcaaaagattttttaaaagtatttttggtgcGAAGCAGTtcgtgtttggctaattaatttgaaaagcacttatAAAAACTAattctaagagcccgtttggccaaacTACCAAAAactacttattttgaaaagtacttttttcagAAGTACTTTATCCAaaagtactttaaaaaaaaaatagtttatgtTTGGCCAATTCATTTAAGAAGTACTTTTTGCAACATTTGGTAAACAAATTGTGTTTGGCAGATCTttctaaaaagtacttttaagtacCAAA includes these proteins:
- the LOC107810459 gene encoding receptor-like serine/threonine-protein kinase ALE2 isoform X9 — translated: MGGVRLQLLCLVLKVCVFSLVLQGSAGFSLSPSPSASSSIPPIEEGIPSSVSHGKAFRSNAPAPAFELNGTSSPPANVLPPLTSNPVPQPKEALTPSLQPSAPTLLPPPSSAPPAISSAPPPAASLPALPPPPIKWNGPAPVLPPSAPKRERQHAEQPVSVPEAPAPVSSPGRNSPEDAPTKAPPLPGSKPPSESRAPESPLSSIAPAPRGKPHNSLPTIPRNPEVSPSIPPVLNAPAPRGNPENPLPTHPIIPEVSPSVPPVLNAPSPRGKPQKPLPVRPNNPEVSPSIPPGKHEISPVSTLWPSIHHKRASAPAAAPPNGIISQHPAKGSSVPPLLAPLTSPESHDSPAIAPSPDASSRPTKKPFLSPPLGSSSRHPKIPHPFQALPPPPPNEDCASLACAEPFTNGPPKTPCVCVLPMRVGLRLSVALYTFFPLVSELATEIAVGVFIDPSQVRIMGANSASQYPEKTIVLIDLVPLGEKFDNTTAFLTSQRFWHKQVLIKASLFGDYDVLYVQYPGLPPSPPSAASDIDTIGSRPYPGDNNGRTIQPLGVDVSGQRHKSGPNRSVIAVIVLSASVAVILCCAVAWVLLFRHRDRGCQSDPTPPTTLPSLAKSSGIAASMIGSRPNSPSLSFSSSFAAYTGSARTFSSSEIERATDNFNEARVLGEGGFGRVYSGVLDDGTKVAVKILKRDDQQGGREFLAEVEMLSRLHHRNLVKLIGICIEERSRCLVYELMPNGSVESHLHGVDKEISPLDWHARMKIALGAARGLAYLHEDSSPRVIHRDFKSSNILLEHDFTPKVSDFGLARAALDEENRHISTRVMGTFGYVAPEYAMTGHLLVKSDVYSYGVVLLELLTGRKPVDMSQPPGQENLVAWARPLLTSEEGLELIVDSTLGPDFPSDDIVKVAAIASMCVQPEVSHRPFMGEVVQALKLVCSEGEQTKEFVSRSCSRDDLSIDMDARMSTASGQLLMNPRSPVSNSDSELDVERGLSMSDLLSPLARFGKKDSSPFRRYSSSGPFRTGKTRRLWQKMRRLSAGSVSEHGMMFGLQCGSH
- the LOC107810459 gene encoding receptor-like serine/threonine-protein kinase ALE2 isoform X10 produces the protein MGGVRLQLLCLVLKVCVFSLVLQGSAGFSLSPSPSASSSIPPIEEGIPSSVSHGKAFRSNAPAPAFELNGTSSPPANVLPPLTSNPVPQPKEALTPSLQPSAPTLLPPPSSAPPAISSAPPPAASLPALPPPPIKWNGPAPVLPPSAPKRERQHAEQPVSVPEAPAPVSSPGRNSPEDAPTKAPPLPGSKPPSESRAPESPLSSIAPVVNMPAPRGKPHNSLPTIPRNPEVSPSIPPVLNAPAPRGNPENPLPTHPIIPEVSPSVPPGKHEISPVSTLWPSIHHKRASAPAAAPPNGIISQHPAKGSSVPPLLAPLTSPESHDSPAIAPSPDASSRPTKKPFLSPPLGSSSRHPKIPHPFQALPPPPPNEDCASLACAEPFTNGPPKTPCVCVLPMRVGLRLSVALYTFFPLVSELATEIAVGVFIDPSQVRIMGANSASQYPEKTIVLIDLVPLGEKFDNTTAFLTSQRFWHKQVLIKASLFGDYDVLYVQYPGLPPSPPSAASDIDTIGSRPYPGDNNGRTIQPLGVDVSGQRHKSGPNRSVIAVIVLSASVAVILCCAVAWVLLFRHRDRGCQSDPTPPTTLPSLAKSSGIAASMIGSRPNSPSLSFSSSFAAYTGSARTFSSSEIERATDNFNEARVLGEGGFGRVYSGVLDDGTKVAVKILKRDDQQGGREFLAEVEMLSRLHHRNLVKLIGICIEERSRCLVYELMPNGSVESHLHGVDKEISPLDWHARMKIALGAARGLAYLHEDSSPRVIHRDFKSSNILLEHDFTPKVSDFGLARAALDEENRHISTRVMGTFGYVAPEYAMTGHLLVKSDVYSYGVVLLELLTGRKPVDMSQPPGQENLVAWARPLLTSEEGLELIVDSTLGPDFPSDDIVKVAAIASMCVQPEVSHRPFMGEVVQALKLVCSEGEQTKEFVSRSCSRDDLSIDMDARMSTASGQLLMNPRSPVSNSDSELDVERGLSMSDLLSPLARFGKKDSSPFRRYSSSGPFRTGKTRRLWQKMRRLSAGSVSEHGMMFGLQCGSH
- the LOC107810459 gene encoding receptor-like serine/threonine-protein kinase ALE2 isoform X8; the protein is MGGVRLQLLCLVLKVCVFSLVLQGSAGFSLSPSPSASSSIPPIEEGIPSSVSHGKAFRSNAPAPAFELNGTSSPPANVLPPLTSNPVPQPKEALTPSLQPSAPTLLPPPSSAPPAISSAPPPAASLPALPPPPIKWNGPAPVLPPSAPKRERQHAEQPVSVPEAPAPVSSPGRNSPEDAPTKAPPLPGSKPPSESRAPESPLSSIAPVVNMPAPRGKPHNSLPTIPRNPEVSPSIPPVLNAPAPRGNPENPLPTHPIIPEVSPSVPPVLNAPSPRGKPQKPLPVRPNNPEVSPSIPPGKHEISPVSTLWPSIHHKRASAPAAAPPNGIISQHPAKGSSVPPLLAPLTSPESHDSPAIAPSPDASSRPTKKPFLSPPLGSSSRHPKIPHPFQALPPPPPNEDCASLACAEPFTNGPPKTPCVCVLPMRVGLRLSVALYTFFPLVSELATEIAVGVFIDPSQVRIMGANSASQYPEKTIVLIDLVPLGEKFDNTTAFLTSQRFWHKQVLIKASLFGDYDVLYVQYPGLPPSPPSAASDIDTIGSRPYPGDNNGRTIQPLGVDVSGQRHKSGPNRSVIAVIVLSASVAVILCCAVAWVLLFRHRDRGCQSDPTPPTTLPSLAKSSGIAASMIGSRPNSPSLSFSSSFAAYTGSARTFSSSEIERATDNFNEARVLGEGGFGRVYSGVLDDGTKVAVKILKRDDQQGGREFLAEVEMLSRLHHRNLVKLIGICIEERSRCLVYELMPNGSVESHLHGVDKEISPLDWHARMKIALGAARGLAYLHEDSSPRVIHRDFKSSNILLEHDFTPKVSDFGLARAALDEENRHISTRVMGTFGYVAPEYAMTGHLLVKSDVYSYGVVLLELLTGRKPVDMSQPPGQENLVAWARPLLTSEEGLELIVDSTLGPDFPSDDIVKVAAIASMCVQPEVSHRPFMGEVVQALKLVCSEGEQTKEFVSRSCSRDDLSIDMDARMSTASGQLLMNPRSPVSNSDSELDVERGLSMSDLLSPLARFGKKDSSPFRRYSSSGPFRTGKTRRLWQKMRRLSAGSVSEHGMMFGLQCGSH